The following proteins are co-located in the Rippkaea orientalis PCC 8801 genome:
- a CDS encoding IS630 family transposase: protein MILLRELSTETKKLLITISRLSKSPQVRNRSQCIILSYERVSIPQLRKLFRVSEKTIYNWLNRWEAQGLLGLYNEKGRGRKAKLSQEQQEHIKQWVKEEPKNLKKVALKIYQQWKIDVSKETIKRIIKKLNMLWKRMKRGLAKSPEEWELEVKMPKLLELKEQDKKGEIDLRYLDESGFSLMPYIPYAWQEKGSTITLKSSQSKRINVLGLMNRHHELYYEIYSSNINSQVVINFLDKFSQNLSKQTVIIMDQASIHTSDNLLKKLEEWEQRNLKIFWLPTYSPQQNLIEILWKFVKYEWVEVDAYENWTSLLNYLKKVLDNFGQEYVINFV, encoded by the coding sequence ATGATACTTTTGAGAGAACTAAGTACAGAAACTAAGAAACTTTTAATAACAATAAGTCGTTTAAGTAAATCTCCTCAAGTGAGAAATAGATCTCAATGTATAATCTTGAGTTATGAAAGAGTGTCTATTCCTCAATTAAGAAAACTATTTAGAGTGAGTGAAAAAACTATCTATAATTGGCTAAATAGATGGGAAGCCCAAGGATTATTAGGGCTGTATAATGAAAAAGGAAGAGGGAGAAAAGCGAAATTAAGTCAGGAACAACAAGAGCATATAAAGCAATGGGTAAAGGAAGAACCTAAAAACCTCAAAAAAGTTGCCTTAAAAATTTATCAACAGTGGAAAATAGATGTCAGCAAAGAAACCATTAAAAGAATAATAAAAAAGCTGAATATGCTTTGGAAAAGAATGAAAAGAGGACTAGCCAAAAGTCCTGAAGAATGGGAGTTAGAGGTCAAAATGCCTAAGTTGTTGGAACTCAAAGAGCAAGATAAAAAAGGAGAAATAGATTTAAGATATTTGGATGAAAGTGGATTTTCTCTAATGCCATATATTCCTTATGCTTGGCAGGAAAAAGGCTCAACAATAACTCTAAAAAGTTCTCAAAGTAAAAGAATAAATGTGTTAGGATTAATGAATCGTCATCATGAACTTTACTACGAAATTTACTCAAGCAATATTAATAGTCAAGTCGTGATTAACTTTTTGGATAAATTTAGCCAAAACCTATCCAAACAAACGGTAATTATTATGGATCAAGCGTCAATTCATACCAGCGATAATCTGCTCAAAAAGCTAGAAGAATGGGAGCAAAGAAATTTAAAAATATTCTGGTTGCCTACTTACTCACCTCAGCAAAATTTAATTGAAATTTTATGGAAATTTGTTAAATATGAGTGGGTTGAAGTTGATGCTTATGAGAATTGGACAAGCTTACTTAATTATCTTAAAAAAGTGCTTGATAATTTTGGTCAAGAATATGTAATTAATTTTGTTTAG